From a single bacterium genomic region:
- a CDS encoding D-alanine--D-alanine ligase yields MKRALSTSMKIGVLMGGWSWEREISLRSGKMVANSLRRQGFKVVEIDVDYNIVSTLKKAKIDIAFVALHGVPGEDGTIQGLLDILGIPYTGSGVLASSISINKIITKKVLIASGITVPKYFYGNFNLNRIKKTLGPPPWVIKPVSSGSSLGVNIVNKAKELKSIFEKVKREYKDAFIEEFIHGPHITVGILADKPLPVLELAPKSGFYNYEAKYTKGLTDFIIPARLPNKVYKEAQEIAIRTHNAIGCSGFSRVDMIVSDNTPYVLEINSIPGLTDISDLPAEAEYAGISYDDVIYKILECTVRQY; encoded by the coding sequence ATGAAAAGAGCTCTGTCTACATCAATGAAAATTGGTGTGTTGATGGGTGGCTGGTCTTGGGAGAGAGAAATATCACTTAGGTCAGGTAAGATGGTGGCTAATTCTTTAAGAAGACAAGGGTTTAAAGTAGTTGAAATAGATGTAGACTATAATATTGTTTCTACTTTGAAAAAAGCAAAAATTGATATAGCTTTTGTTGCGCTTCACGGTGTTCCTGGTGAGGATGGTACAATTCAAGGGCTATTGGACATTCTTGGCATTCCTTATACGGGTTCTGGAGTACTTGCATCAAGTATTTCAATAAATAAGATTATAACTAAAAAGGTGCTTATTGCATCCGGAATCACAGTACCCAAGTATTTTTATGGAAATTTTAACCTAAATAGAATAAAAAAGACACTCGGTCCCCCGCCATGGGTTATTAAGCCTGTGAGCTCTGGGTCATCACTTGGAGTTAACATTGTGAACAAAGCGAAGGAATTAAAATCTATTTTTGAAAAGGTTAAAAGAGAATACAAAGATGCATTTATTGAGGAATTTATTCACGGTCCCCATATTACAGTAGGAATACTTGCTGATAAGCCATTACCTGTACTTGAACTTGCTCCAAAGAGTGGTTTCTATAATTATGAAGCTAAGTATACTAAGGGGTTAACTGATTTTATAATACCAGCAAGGTTACCGAATAAAGTCTACAAAGAGGCGCAAGAAATTGCCATTCGTACTCATAATGCTATTGGATGTAGTGGATTTTCGAGGGTAGATATGATAGTCAGCGATAACACACCTTATGTGCTTGAAATAAATTCAATTCCAGGTTTAACTGATATTTCAGACCTACCCGCTGAAGCTGAGTATGCAGGTATATCATACGATGACGTCATTTATAAAATTCTTGAGTGTACTGTAAGGCAATATTAA